One Pochonia chlamydosporia 170 chromosome 5, whole genome shotgun sequence DNA segment encodes these proteins:
- a CDS encoding GrpB domain-containing protein (similar to Beauveria bassiana ARSEF 2860 XP_008601122.1), giving the protein MTQADTLTAKTAATKVKQPTPEEIMKDYNYDPDGVMRISRRKVPYSLEIQDPDPNWPIQFESLKADIEAALGPKAICISHVGSTSVPGLPAKNIIDIDLTVADTANQDDYIPALESAGFQWTLYEPGWHNHHFLVRYEPMTNLHVFSEGCPELVRHQMFRNHILNNKEDRELYIKAKRDAASVTTQNGEQGMDYNLRKEKVIREILQRIWKEAGFIE; this is encoded by the coding sequence ATGACGCAAGCCGATACCTTGACGGCCAAAACGGCTGCAACCAAAGTCAAACAGCCCACACCAGAGGAAATCATGAAAGACTACAACTACGATCCAGACGGAGTAATGCGCATTTCGCGCCGCAAAGTGCCGTACTCCCTAGAAATCCAAGATCCCGATCCAAACTGGCCGATCCAATTCGAGTCTCTCAAAGCCGACATCGAAGCAGCTCTCGGCCCCAAAGCAATCTGCATCTCACACGTCGGATCGACCAGCGTTCCAGGTCTCCCTGCCAAAAACATCATCGACATTGACCTGACTGTCGCAGACACCGCCAACCAGGACGACTACATACCTGCCCTGGAATCTGCGGGTTTTCAATGGACGTTGTACGAGCCAGGCTGGCATAATCACCATTTTCTTGTTCGATATGAGCCCATGACGAACCTGCACGTCTTTTCGGAGGGGTGCCCAGAACTGGTTCGGCACCAAATGTTTAGAAAtcacattctcaacaacaaggaGGACCGGGAGCTTTacatcaaggccaagaggGATGCTGCTAGTGTAACAACCCAGAATGGAGAGCAAGGAATGGACTATAACTTACGAAAAGAGAAGGTGATTCGGGAGATTTTGCAGAGGATTTGGAAAGAGGCGGGCTTTATAGAGTga
- a CDS encoding exostoses (multiple)-like 3 (similar to Metarhizium acridum CQMa 102 XP_007812357.1) — translation MDTSKALGGVQSRVFKRIAITVLAFTLSAGIMVALFTYAPEKHLQRISNAVGIPFKAWPIPQCGGFIGSNEIWEASQTKYQHLRDDKFTIAMQTYRRPKELNDTLHALLAEKIPSLQEVVVVWNDLENAPPPNYKSKYGVPVRYRHSKENSLNQKLLPDPAYETQAIFLSDDDIYFKPRDLEFVFQSWRKFGRRRMTGGFTRCAVREANGKWKYSFCSKDEGHNNYNMILSGLAFAHISFLDYYSSQDEIPKKIRAYVDEHFNCEDIAMNFLTSLLTGEGPLLVKGKDPYVSFVPTNGISTKPGHIEARSKCINDYNDMFKCMPLIDETAHIEPGVIIS, via the exons ATGGATACTTCCAAGGCTTTGGGCGGCGTTCAATCGCGCGTCTTCAAACGAATTGCAATTACCGTCCTTGCCTTTACGCTGTCGGCTGGCATCATGGTCGCCTTGTTCACGTATGCCCCAGAAAAACACTTGCAGCGCATCTCCAACGCTGTGGGCATTCCCTTCAAGGCATGGCCTATCCCTCAATGCGGCGGTTTCATCGGCTCCAATGAAATTTGGGAAGCATCGCAAACAAAATATCAACATCTTCGAGACGACAAATTCAC CATCGCCATGCAAACATATCGACGGCCGAAGGAACTAAACGACACGCTACATGCGCTACTAGCCGAAAAGATCCCCTCCCTGCAAGAAGTAGTCGTGGTGTGGAATGATCTTGAGAACGCACCTCCCCCGAATTACAAATCGAAGTATGGCGTACCTGTGCGCTATCGACACTCAAAAGAGAACAGCCTCAACCAGAAGCTGTTGCCCGATCCCGCATACGAAACCCAAGCAATTTTCCTGTCCGATGACGATATTTATTTCAAGCCCAGGGACCTTGAATTCGTCTTCCAGTCCTGGCGCAAGTTCGGGCGACGACGCATGACTGGTGGGTTCACTCGCTGCGCCGTCCGAGAAGCTAACGGCAAATGGAAATACTCTTTTTGTTCCAAGGACGAGGGCCATAACAACTACAACATGATTTTATCCGGACTCGCCTTTGCCCACATCTCGTTCCTGGACTACTATTCCTCCCAAGACGAAATCCCCAAGAAGATCCGTGCTTACGTCGATGAGCATTTCAACTGCGAGGACATTGCCATGAACTTTCTCACGTCATTATTGACGGGCGAAGGTCCCCTGCttgtcaagggcaaggaccCGTACGTGAGCTTTGTGCCGACCAACGGCATTAGCACCAAACCTGGACACATTGAAGCTAGAAGCAAATGCATCAATGACTACAACGACATGTTCAAGTGTATGCCGTTGATTGACGAGACGGCGCATATTGAGCCCGGTGTTATTATTTCATGA
- a CDS encoding beta-glucosidase 1 precursor (similar to Aspergillus terreus NIH2624 XP_001212225.1): MATAKLRSAALIAALSASVIGSPAPDTVAQRSFVPDGYDVPPYYPAPYGGWVDDWQESYRKARDFVASMTLAEKTNITAGSGIFMAFRVGFPQLCLNDAHNGVRQADNVTVFPDGITTGATFDKKLMYQRGVAIGKEARGKGVNVWLGPTVGPIGRKPKGGRNWEGFGADPSLQAVGARETIKGVQEQGVIATIKHFIGNEQEMYRMYNPFQYAYSANIDDRVLHEVYMWPFAEGIRAGVGSVMIAYNAVNGTACSQHPYLINGLLKDELGFQGFVQSDWLAHMSGVASAIAGLDMDMPGDTQIPLFGTSYWMYELSRSVLNGSVPMDRLNDMATRIVAAWYKMGQDKNFPETNFDTNTRNREGLRYPAAWPDTPTEVVNQFVPVQADHDVIARQVAQDAITLLKNNGNLLPLNASQSFKIFGTGAQTNPDGPNACADRNCNKGTLGQGWGSGTVDYMYLDDPISGIKTKATDVQFYNTDSFPSLVDQPKDTDVAIVFITSDAGENTYTVEGNHGDRDASGLYAWHNGDKLVQDAAAKYKNVIVVAHTVGPLILEKWIDLPSVKSVLITHLPGQEAGRSLAEVLFGEVSPNGHLPYSITKKEEDMPKSVTDLINSAFLNQPQDTYTEGLYIDYRWLNKNGIQPRFAFGHGLSYTNFTYSNATITKVGQMSKTPPARSPKTGILDYTQAIPAASEAVAPNGFHKHWRYIYSWLTAAEAKAAAANVSKKYPYPDGYSTTQKPGPRSGGGEGGNPALWDVAYKLSVTVSNVGSKYSGKASVQAYLQFPRDNGYETPVLQLRDFEKTKTLAPGESTTLELQLTRKDLSVWDVVLQDWVIPAVDGAYNVWIGSASDDPRVSCHVDGLKCTNVVKGLQ; this comes from the exons ATGGCCACGGCCAAATTGAGGAGTGCGGCTCTCATCGCTGCACTATCTGCCAGCGTGATCGGTAGTCCAGCGCCAGATACCGTGGCTCAAAGATCATTTGTTCCTGATGGCTATGATGTGCCGCCATACTACCCGGCGCCCTATGGAGGATGGGTTGACGACTGGCAAGAGAGCTATCGTAAAGCCAGAGACTTTGTGGCCTCCATGACCCTGGCGGAGAAAACAAACATTACCGCCGGGAGTGGCATATTCATGG CATTTCGCGTAGGATTTCCACAGCTGTGTCTCAACGACGCGCACAATGGAGTTCGACAAGCGGACAATGTGACGGTTTTCCCCGATGGCATTACCACTGGAGCAACTTTTGACAAAAAGCTCATGTATCAGCGTGGTGTCGCTATTGGTAAGGAGGCTCGTGGGAAAGGCGTCAATGTCTGGCTAGGTCCGACTGTTGGCCCTATCGGACGGAAACCCAAAGGTGGCCGCAACTGGGAGGGATTCGGTGCCGATCCGTCATTGCAGGCCGTTGGGGCTCGTGAGACGATCAAAGGTGTTCAAGAGCAAGGTGTAATTGCCACTATTAAGCACTTCATTGGCAACGAGCAGGAAATGTACCGCATGTACAATCCGTTTCAATATGCGTACAGCGCCAACATTG ATGATCGAGTATTACACGAAGTATATATGTGGCCTTTTGCAGAGGGAATTCGGGCTGGAGTTGGGTCAGTGATGATTGCATACAATGCG GTCAATGGCACCGCCTGCAGTCAGCATCCATACCTTATCAACGGCTTGCTCAAGGACGAACTTGGTTTCCAGGGCTTTGTGCAATCCGACTGGCTTGCTCACATGTCCGGTGTGGCGTCTGCCATTGCCGGCCTGGATATGGACATGCCTGGTGACACCCAGATCCCTCTCTTCGGGACCTCTTACTGGATGTACGAACTCAGCAGATCCGTGCTGAACGGCTCCGTGCCAATGGATAGGCTGAACGACATGGCTACACGCATCGTGGCTGCATGGTACAAAATGGGACAGGACAAAAACTTCCCTGAGACCAACTTCGACACAAACACGAGGAACCGTGAGGGCCTCCGATACCCAGCTGCCTGGCCAGACACGCCAACCGAAGTGGTGAACCAGTTCGTGCCCGTTCAAGCCGACCATGACGTAATTGCCCGTCAAGTGGCTCAAGATGCCATCACTCTTCTAAAAAACAATGGTAACTTGCTACCACTGAATGCGTCTCAATCGTTCAAGATATTTGGCACCGGAGCTCAAACCAACCCAGATGGTCCCAATGCGTGCGCTGATCGAAACTGCAACAAGGGCACTCTTGGGCAAGGATGGGGATCTGGCACGGTGGATTACATGTACCTTGACGATCCGATCTCcggcatcaagaccaaggccacAGATGTCCAGTTTTATAATACCGATTCTTTTCCGTCGCTAGTCGATCAGCCCAAGGACACTGACGTTGCCATTGTTTTCATCACCTCTGATGCCGGCGAAAACACGTACACTGTCGAAGGAAATCATGGCGACAGAGATGCATCTGGTCTCTACGCATGGCACAACGGGGACAAGCTCGTCCAAGATGCCGCCGCAAAATACAAgaatgtcattgtcgtcgcCCACACCGTAGGACCTCTGATCCTGGAAAAATGGATCGACCTGCCCTCAGTAAAATCCGTATTGATCACCCATCTTCCAGGCCAAGAAGCCGGGCGCTCCCTCGCCGAAGTGCTATTCGGAGAAGTGTCGCCAAATGGACATCTCCCGTACTCGATTAcgaagaaagaagaagacatgCCGAAAAGCGTAACCGATTTGATCAACTCGGCGTTCCTGAATCAGCCACAAGATACATACACGGAAGGTCTCTATATTGACTACCGTTGGTTGAATAAGAACGGCATTCAACCTCGTTTTGCATTCGGCCACGGTCTCAGCTATACCAACTTCACGTACTCCAACGCAACAATCACCAAAGTTGGCCAAATGAGCAAGACGCCACCCGCCCGCTCCCCAAAGACAGGCATTCTCGACTATACTCAGGCTATCCCGGCCGCAAGCGAAGCAGTCGCTCCGAACGGATTCCACAAGCACTGGCGATACATTTACTCGTGGCTCACGGCCGCAGAAGCAAAAGCTGCCGCCGCAAACGTCAGTAAAAAGTACCCCTACCCCGACGGCTACTCTACGACCCAGAAGCCCGGTCCTCgctctggcggcggcgaaggAGGCAACCCTGCCTTGTGGGATGTTGCCTATAAGTTGTCTGTTACGGTTAGTAATGTCGGATCCAAGTACTCTGGCAAGGCTTCCGTACAGGCGTACCTGCAGTTTCCCAGAGATAATGGCTATGAGACGCCTGTTCTCCAACTCCGCGACTTTGAGAAGACAAAAACACTTGCGCCTGGCGAGAGCACGACTCTCGAGCTGCAGCTGACCAGAAAGGATTTGAGTGTGTGGGATGTGGTTCTTCAGGATTGGGTTATCCCTGCGGTTGATGGAGCATACAATGTATGGATAGGTAGCGCAAGTGATGATCCGAGGGTTTCGTGCCATGTTGATGGGTTGAAATGCACAAACGTGGTCAAGGGTTTGCAATGA